Proteins from a genomic interval of Candidatus Poribacteria bacterium:
- a CDS encoding carbohydrate binding family 9 domain-containing protein produces MRYGTVLLILTLIAAASLDLEASKEIRPLFTQDTLEIDGHLNEVDWARAQVIDDFTQQSPDEGQPSTERTEVRMLYSAEKLYIGFECYDSEPEKVVANEMRRDGRLWQNDNVYVMLDTYGDKRQCVFFRTNALGALSDTAVTDGGENLNGSWDCIWEAAGRRHDKGWTVEIAIPFNQLRFKKGDSMVWGVNFGRNIARKNETTQWIQVPRSESWPGTYHPTYQGKLIGLQGITSPSYFDMKPYLLGGLARNLDDTKWQRTTERDLGLDMKYGVTSNLTLDLTVNTDFAQVEADQEEVNLTRFSLFFPERREFFLEGSGLFAFGAGIGDFGPPPLSVFYSRRIGIEDDRQVRLLGGGKLTGKVGAYSVGALNMTTAASEASPLTNFSVLRMQRDILSDSSVGFILTNRQSDLGAYHRNGGVDLFFRPHDQWRMRAMTVGSWSPDPDERDVAWYLSNDWRNDSFHVNASYLDIGPQFTSEMGFMHRRDIRSLMLNADYEVQVRRYGVRDVGAMLTGSYLLDHDNRLIGWDVGVGGDMISESDDGLNLDFRRFFDRVEEPFSIGDVEIPAGDYQMNQISLTAFTETSRPFALFGQMDYGDYFHGDRVSLSIEGQWRMTYQLAVETRYQRNWINLPETDLFTTNVVGTRVSYALNTRFFTKLYAQWNDRAERASANFLLNYIYRPGSDFYFVFDQAWNAAGGLQDHEWTVLSKFTYLFSL; encoded by the coding sequence ATGCGTTACGGAACGGTTCTTTTAATACTCACCCTGATTGCAGCAGCGAGTTTAGATCTCGAAGCCAGCAAGGAAATTAGACCCCTGTTCACCCAAGATACACTCGAAATTGACGGACATCTCAACGAGGTAGATTGGGCGCGGGCACAGGTCATCGATGACTTTACCCAGCAATCCCCCGATGAGGGGCAACCGAGTACCGAACGCACTGAGGTTCGCATGCTGTATAGCGCGGAGAAACTTTATATCGGATTTGAGTGTTACGACTCCGAACCTGAAAAGGTCGTTGCCAACGAAATGCGGCGCGACGGACGGCTTTGGCAAAATGATAACGTTTACGTGATGCTGGACACCTACGGTGATAAAAGGCAATGCGTCTTTTTCCGAACAAATGCGCTCGGGGCATTATCAGATACTGCCGTTACGGACGGCGGCGAAAATCTTAACGGAAGCTGGGACTGTATCTGGGAGGCTGCAGGACGACGACACGATAAAGGCTGGACAGTTGAGATCGCGATCCCGTTCAATCAGTTACGGTTCAAAAAAGGCGATTCGATGGTGTGGGGCGTGAATTTTGGACGCAATATCGCGCGGAAGAATGAAACGACACAATGGATACAGGTCCCTCGAAGTGAGAGTTGGCCCGGCACCTATCACCCGACGTATCAAGGCAAGCTGATTGGATTACAAGGGATCACCTCACCCTCATATTTTGATATGAAGCCGTATCTGCTCGGTGGCTTGGCGAGGAATCTCGACGACACGAAGTGGCAACGGACGACCGAACGCGATCTCGGCTTAGACATGAAATACGGGGTGACATCGAACCTGACCCTGGATTTGACGGTGAACACCGATTTCGCACAGGTAGAAGCCGATCAAGAGGAGGTTAACCTCACACGTTTCAGTCTCTTTTTTCCGGAACGGCGCGAGTTCTTCCTTGAGGGCAGTGGACTCTTCGCCTTTGGCGCGGGCATCGGAGATTTCGGTCCTCCGCCCCTGTCGGTCTTCTACAGCCGGCGTATCGGCATTGAAGACGACAGGCAGGTTCGGCTGCTCGGTGGCGGTAAACTGACGGGAAAAGTCGGAGCATACAGTGTGGGTGCGCTCAATATGACAACCGCCGCCTCAGAAGCATCGCCGCTGACGAACTTCTCTGTGCTAAGGATGCAGCGCGATATTCTCAGCGATTCGAGTGTCGGTTTCATTCTCACCAACCGGCAGAGCGACCTCGGTGCGTATCATCGGAACGGCGGGGTAGACCTATTTTTTCGACCTCACGATCAGTGGCGGATGCGGGCAATGACCGTTGGAAGTTGGTCTCCAGATCCAGACGAGCGCGATGTCGCATGGTATCTCTCAAACGACTGGCGCAACGACTCTTTTCACGTTAATGCTTCTTATCTCGACATCGGTCCCCAATTTACAAGTGAGATGGGGTTCATGCATCGACGGGACATCCGCTCGTTGATGTTGAATGCCGATTATGAAGTCCAAGTGAGACGGTATGGTGTCCGAGATGTCGGAGCAATGCTCACTGGCAGCTACCTGTTGGACCATGACAACAGGCTTATCGGTTGGGATGTAGGCGTTGGGGGAGATATGATTTCGGAGTCCGACGATGGACTCAACCTCGATTTCCGGCGGTTTTTCGACCGCGTTGAAGAACCTTTCAGCATCGGTGATGTTGAGATTCCCGCTGGTGATTACCAAATGAATCAGATCTCGCTGACGGCTTTCACCGAGACCAGCCGTCCGTTTGCTCTCTTCGGACAGATGGATTATGGCGATTACTTTCATGGTGACCGTGTGAGCCTCAGCATTGAAGGTCAGTGGCGGATGACCTATCAACTCGCCGTCGAAACGCGATACCAACGCAACTGGATTAACCTGCCCGAAACCGATCTGTTCACGACAAACGTTGTCGGGACACGTGTCAGTTATGCCTTGAACACCCGTTTCTTTACCAAGTTGTACGCACAGTGGAACGACAGGGCAGAACGGGCAAGCGCGAATTTTCTGCTCAATTACATCTATCGTCCCGGTAGCGATTTTTATTTCGTGTTCGATCAGGCATGGAATGCAGCGGGCGGTTTGCAAGACCACGAATGGACAGTATTGAGCAAGTTTACCTATCTGTTCAGTTTATAG
- a CDS encoding GNAT family N-acetyltransferase codes for MTEQDNFANHNICLETERLILRPFKETDFDIAVPFYNDPDFLQAMEDEPPDEPITRDYLKSAGEYMRKDGFLFAIVEKVSGRTIGEVCLQWMNLERGKIEGEKIMRLPIGIWDKTLWGKGYGKEVVRCLVAHAFEKLGIDRFSPMDVRADNTRSKTLWQSLGFTVSREVDDGKTLDFEMTRAEYEKLVQSDT; via the coding sequence ATGACAGAGCAGGACAACTTCGCGAACCACAATATTTGTTTAGAAACCGAACGTTTGATACTCCGGCCATTCAAAGAGACTGATTTTGATATCGCGGTTCCCTTTTACAACGACCCTGATTTCCTACAGGCAATGGAAGATGAACCACCGGATGAACCCATAACGAGAGACTATCTCAAAAGTGCCGGCGAATACATGAGGAAAGACGGTTTTTTGTTCGCAATTGTGGAAAAGGTAAGTGGACGCACCATCGGTGAGGTGTGTTTGCAGTGGATGAACTTGGAACGGGGGAAAATCGAGGGTGAAAAAATAATGCGCCTCCCGATCGGGATTTGGGACAAAACCTTGTGGGGTAAAGGCTACGGAAAAGAGGTCGTCCGATGCTTGGTGGCGCACGCGTTTGAGAAATTGGGAATTGATCGGTTCTCTCCGATGGATGTCCGTGCGGACAACACCCGCTCAAAAACGTTGTGGCAATCCCTTGGATTCACCGTTTCAAGAGAAGTGGACGACGGGAAAACGTTGGACTTTGAGATGACACGTGCAGAATATGAAAAACTTGTTCAAAGTGACACTTGA
- a CDS encoding NAD(P)-dependent oxidoreductase, whose product MFSTQLAKRAAEHNPIRIGIIGAGKFGAGLVAQISQMQGMVASAIADIDLGHAKGAYKVSNVASDAIQRVGNVNTLNDAIRSDKRAITEDGMHIIQSDLIDVVVEATGIPEVGARMAYHTLMHKKHLVMVNVETDVTVGPFLRRLADNAGVVYTLVDGDQPGVTMNMVEWAKTLGFEIVAAGRGTVFYDDDRIGIPDTVPQRFGFSQEHIERRTINFKMFNSFRDGSKAQIEMTSLANMAGLPPDVRGMHEPSVNIEDIAKVFSLQEEGGILSRQGVVELANSVAMDGNRTMLGNPLRMGVFVVIRTDHPFTQEDLAGYNLYPGGNGKNYLLYRPYHLVAVEAPISIAKAALYGQPTGAPLPTPVADVITVAKRNLKAGEVLDGGGGYTVNGLIEKAEVARIENLLPLGLAYDVKLKCDVPQGEAISYDMVGLDEASFVLKLRRLQDATV is encoded by the coding sequence ATGTTCAGTACACAACTTGCCAAGCGCGCAGCAGAGCATAATCCGATCCGGATCGGTATCATCGGGGCGGGGAAATTTGGTGCCGGGCTGGTGGCGCAAATCTCGCAGATGCAAGGTATGGTGGCAAGCGCAATTGCCGACATTGACTTAGGGCACGCGAAAGGCGCGTATAAAGTTAGTAATGTCGCGTCCGACGCGATTCAACGGGTAGGAAACGTTAACACGCTAAACGATGCGATCCGCAGCGATAAACGGGCAATTACTGAGGATGGGATGCACATTATCCAGTCGGATCTGATTGATGTGGTTGTCGAAGCCACCGGTATTCCCGAAGTCGGCGCGCGGATGGCGTACCATACCCTGATGCATAAAAAACATCTGGTGATGGTTAACGTCGAAACCGATGTTACTGTCGGTCCGTTTCTGAGACGCTTGGCGGACAATGCGGGGGTCGTCTATACGCTTGTTGATGGGGATCAGCCCGGCGTGACGATGAACATGGTTGAGTGGGCAAAAACACTCGGTTTTGAAATTGTTGCTGCTGGACGCGGCACCGTGTTCTATGACGATGACCGTATCGGGATACCAGATACCGTCCCGCAGCGATTCGGGTTTAGTCAGGAACATATTGAGCGTCGCACAATTAACTTCAAGATGTTCAATTCGTTCCGGGATGGATCGAAAGCGCAGATTGAGATGACCTCGTTGGCAAACATGGCAGGGCTACCACCAGACGTTCGCGGTATGCACGAACCGTCAGTGAATATTGAGGACATCGCCAAAGTCTTCAGCCTTCAAGAAGAGGGCGGTATTCTAAGCCGACAAGGCGTTGTTGAACTCGCAAACAGCGTTGCGATGGATGGAAACCGAACGATGCTGGGCAACCCACTTCGGATGGGCGTGTTCGTTGTCATTCGGACGGATCACCCGTTCACGCAGGAGGATCTCGCTGGCTACAATCTGTATCCGGGTGGGAACGGGAAGAACTATCTCCTTTATCGTCCGTATCACCTTGTGGCTGTTGAAGCACCGATTTCAATTGCGAAGGCTGCGCTCTATGGACAACCGACAGGTGCGCCGCTACCAACCCCTGTTGCGGATGTTATCACGGTTGCCAAGCGCAATTTGAAAGCCGGAGAAGTCCTTGATGGAGGTGGTGGGTATACTGTGAATGGCCTCATTGAGAAGGCGGAAGTTGCACGTATTGAGAATTTGCTTCCCCTCGGTTTGGCTTATGACGTTAAACTCAAATGCGATGTCCCGCAAGGGGAAGCGATCTCTTATGATATGGTTGGGTTAGACGAGGCGTCTTTCGTCCTCAAACTCCGTCGCCTTCAAGACGCAACTGTCTGA
- a CDS encoding zinc-binding dehydrogenase: protein MVLTYFRRRKTFTLRDKIPPAFAGDAGRLGFIVFMQVAAMFGEGKGGVVDKPDPRAAGDVVVVKIHAVPMCTEYKGFISGGTGDRFGHEAAGEVVEVAQTGRVKVGDRVVVQPQNSCGKCQMCAIGEHIHCSGGRNIQEIVGTEPASATYAQYLHKMEDLLSPIPEGVSYTHAGMACCGLGPTFGAMEQMQVNSLDTVMVTGLGPVGLGGIVNARYRGARVIGVESHPYRAALAKKLGADVVFNPTDEDILDQIRDFTDGIGVDKAVDCSGASAAHRLMVDAARRKGQVTFVGEGGDFPLGASRDMIRKGLVLRGNWHYNLGVYPRLMKVIQDSPEQIDTFITHTFPMREVQKAWELQATGECGKVVLDPWA, encoded by the coding sequence ATGGTATTAACATATTTTAGAAGGAGGAAGACCTTTACTCTCCGCGATAAAATACCGCCAGCCTTTGCTGGGGATGCGGGGCGTCTCGGTTTTATCGTTTTTATGCAAGTTGCAGCAATGTTTGGTGAGGGTAAGGGGGGCGTGGTAGATAAACCCGACCCTCGGGCAGCAGGAGATGTCGTCGTTGTCAAAATTCACGCCGTCCCAATGTGTACGGAGTATAAAGGATTCATATCTGGAGGCACTGGCGACCGTTTTGGACACGAAGCCGCGGGTGAAGTTGTCGAAGTCGCACAAACCGGTCGTGTTAAAGTAGGAGACCGCGTAGTCGTACAGCCACAGAACTCCTGTGGGAAGTGCCAGATGTGCGCGATTGGTGAGCATATTCACTGCTCCGGAGGACGGAACATTCAGGAGATTGTCGGCACGGAACCCGCCTCAGCGACTTACGCACAGTATTTGCACAAAATGGAAGATTTGTTATCCCCAATTCCAGAAGGTGTGAGCTACACACATGCCGGGATGGCGTGCTGTGGATTGGGACCGACATTTGGTGCAATGGAGCAGATGCAAGTTAATTCGTTAGATACGGTCATGGTGACTGGACTGGGTCCCGTTGGACTCGGCGGGATTGTGAATGCCCGGTACCGCGGCGCGCGTGTTATCGGTGTTGAAAGCCACCCGTATCGCGCTGCCCTCGCGAAAAAGTTAGGCGCAGACGTTGTCTTCAATCCGACGGATGAGGATATCCTCGATCAGATCCGAGACTTTACGGACGGAATCGGTGTTGACAAAGCAGTGGACTGCTCCGGCGCGTCTGCAGCACACCGGTTGATGGTCGACGCTGCCCGAAGAAAAGGACAGGTCACGTTCGTTGGAGAAGGTGGTGATTTTCCGCTTGGGGCGAGCCGAGATATGATTCGGAAAGGGCTGGTCCTACGTGGGAATTGGCACTACAACCTCGGCGTCTATCCAAGATTGATGAAGGTGATCCAAGATTCACCCGAACAGATAGATACGTTTATCACACACACTTTCCCGATGCGTGAAGTCCAGAAAGCGTGGGAACTGCAGGCGACAGGCGAATGTGGTAAAGTCGTGCTCGATCCGTGGGCATAA
- a CDS encoding peptidase E, translating into MERVPKIVAIGGGEISEQETEAIDRRIIALTGKTQPKALFIPTASSDAPGYIETFEAYYGEHLGCQTRSLKLTQDPPAFDEMSALVLDSDLVYVGGGNTFKMMKLWRRLGLDTVLADAASRGIVLSGLSAGAICWFKYGHSDSRSFSSNPKWDYIRVRGLGFINAIYCPHYHFEKREPSFSQIITKRGGIGIACDNNAAIEIVGEHYRILTSAPDGKAYKLFKRNGKAHTVELPQHSTYTPLADLLRRK; encoded by the coding sequence ATGGAAAGGGTCCCGAAGATTGTCGCAATTGGTGGTGGAGAAATTAGTGAACAAGAAACCGAGGCGATTGATAGACGTATCATTGCGCTAACCGGCAAAACACAGCCGAAGGCACTCTTTATTCCAACTGCCAGCAGTGATGCCCCGGGATATATCGAGACGTTTGAGGCGTATTACGGTGAACACCTCGGGTGTCAAACGCGGAGTCTCAAACTCACACAAGATCCACCAGCGTTTGATGAGATGTCAGCACTCGTATTGGACTCGGACCTTGTCTATGTTGGGGGTGGAAACACATTCAAAATGATGAAACTCTGGCGACGGCTCGGATTAGATACCGTGTTGGCGGACGCTGCATCCCGCGGCATCGTGCTATCGGGTCTCAGTGCCGGGGCGATCTGCTGGTTTAAATACGGACATAGCGATTCTCGTTCCTTCTCCAGCAACCCGAAATGGGACTATATCCGCGTGAGGGGGCTCGGATTCATCAACGCTATATACTGCCCACACTACCACTTCGAGAAGCGAGAACCCAGTTTTTCACAGATAATTACGAAGCGAGGCGGGATCGGAATCGCCTGTGATAACAACGCCGCAATTGAGATTGTCGGGGAGCATTACCGCATTCTCACCTCCGCCCCTGATGGAAAGGCATACAAACTCTTTAAACGTAACGGAAAAGCCCATACTGTGGAGCTACCTCAACACAGCACGTATACCCCTTTAGCCGATCTTTTACGACGAAAATAA
- a CDS encoding phytanoyl-CoA dioxygenase family protein, with protein sequence MVSEKTGLTPGQKTFYQENGYLILEGVFSQEECQRFVKHMEDLHTGRQQLEGFFQQDKYGARTFNQHLYDPYVLDLLIDPRLHKPLTDCFGGEPEGIQTMHFYEGSEHPLHQDQYYLPDCMSAWIAMVRVDENNGPLIVQPGSNRARLITKSDVPMTLQPGETYELQQHNRYFPAVKQVFHENGTDAVQVMVNAGDVVLFDGKLIHGGAEILKPGTRRHALACHYIPYASENWERDWPRFSFDGTQRVHYQ encoded by the coding sequence ATGGTATCTGAAAAGACAGGTTTGACACCGGGGCAAAAAACGTTTTATCAAGAGAATGGGTATCTCATACTTGAAGGTGTTTTCTCGCAAGAAGAATGTCAGCGTTTTGTTAAACACATGGAGGACCTCCACACAGGCCGTCAGCAGCTGGAAGGGTTCTTTCAACAGGATAAATACGGTGCCCGCACCTTTAATCAGCATCTCTACGATCCCTATGTATTGGATCTGCTGATTGATCCGCGCTTGCATAAACCGCTAACGGACTGTTTTGGTGGTGAACCGGAAGGCATCCAAACGATGCATTTTTACGAGGGGTCGGAGCATCCGCTGCATCAAGACCAATATTATCTGCCGGATTGCATGTCGGCATGGATTGCGATGGTTCGTGTCGATGAAAACAATGGACCCCTGATCGTCCAGCCCGGTTCAAATCGGGCTCGGTTGATTACGAAAAGTGATGTGCCGATGACATTGCAACCCGGGGAGACATACGAGTTACAACAGCACAACCGTTATTTCCCCGCCGTCAAACAAGTTTTCCACGAAAATGGGACCGACGCCGTTCAGGTTATGGTAAACGCTGGGGATGTAGTCCTATTTGACGGAAAGTTAATCCACGGGGGCGCGGAGATTTTGAAGCCGGGAACACGGAGACACGCCTTGGCGTGCCATTATATCCCTTACGCCTCCGAAAACTGGGAGCGCGACTGGCCCAGGTTTTCATTCGATGGCACTCAGCGGGTTCACTATCAGTGA
- a CDS encoding zinc-dependent metalloprotease: protein MRYQLTFWICLTVVMGYCFPIVAQEAAQPATPTTQEASAKKKKEFEDFSKVTEDSKSYDGFFKLYQKKENLYCEIQPSQLDKPFLCMISVARGLGQGFLLSGMTLEEWMLVWQRVGDRVHLVRKNVRFRAEKGTPIAEAVDLGHNDSVLFSLKIESIHPQRKSVLVNISPVFISDLPPLARRIASDARFDKTRSTWGAVKAFPKNVELKVNAVYSSQRNMSTIPDSRGIQLTLHYSLAGLPSNNYRPRLADDRLGHFMTAVKDYSSKTSDAPFIRYVNRWHLEKADKDAKFSPPKEPIIFYIEKTVPHRYRPYVRQGILEWNKAFEKIGFADAIEARIQQDHEDWDPEDARYNTIRWMVGAGFAIGPSRVNPLTGQILDADILIGESWIRYWQREYMTFFDEVAHERDHPMDHSSRFHCQIASGLARQMGFMASVLQARGLTDEEGELPEEFIGEALKTLTMHEVGHTLGFRHNFKASTIFSLDDLNKKSGEALIGSVMEYDAVNIAPEGQEQGDYYTKTIGPWDYWVVEYAYKPIDASKPEGELKALGEIASRVAASDLTYGTDEDAYGYRFRDLDPLVNRWDLGDDPLAFAKQRREIVVGLWDKIADKVTKEGMGYQRVRRAFGSLLYEHGFTMYLASRYIGGQYHHRDHRGDENGRLPFVPVPATKQREALQFIKEHALSDKAFSFSPELLNSLAITRWSDWGGDSWNSLRFDYPVHSVILRNQTLILERLLYPSVLSRVQDAELKFPKGGDAFTMPELFSGITDAVWVELGRDAGAKQWSNSDAFISSFRRGLQREHLKQLIKLVLEADSGTPEDARSLARLHLGQIRGKIQRVLQNARGNLDDYSFAHLEESQVRVEKALDASFRVERR, encoded by the coding sequence ATGCGATACCAATTGACTTTTTGGATCTGTTTAACCGTAGTCATGGGTTATTGCTTCCCGATAGTTGCGCAGGAAGCGGCACAACCGGCAACACCTACGACACAGGAAGCATCCGCGAAAAAGAAAAAAGAATTTGAAGATTTTTCAAAAGTTACGGAAGACAGTAAAAGCTACGACGGCTTTTTTAAACTATACCAGAAAAAAGAGAACCTCTATTGCGAAATTCAGCCCTCCCAATTGGATAAACCTTTTCTGTGCATGATTAGCGTTGCGCGCGGTCTGGGACAAGGATTCCTGCTTTCAGGGATGACGCTGGAAGAGTGGATGCTCGTCTGGCAGCGTGTCGGTGACAGGGTGCATCTGGTACGAAAAAATGTGCGTTTCCGCGCCGAGAAAGGGACACCGATTGCAGAAGCAGTTGACTTAGGGCACAACGATTCCGTGCTGTTCTCTCTCAAGATTGAAAGCATCCACCCGCAACGGAAGAGCGTGCTGGTGAACATCTCTCCCGTTTTCATATCTGATCTGCCCCCTTTGGCACGCCGTATTGCATCTGATGCCCGTTTCGACAAAACGCGTAGTACGTGGGGGGCGGTCAAGGCATTCCCGAAGAACGTTGAGTTGAAAGTCAATGCCGTATACAGTTCCCAACGGAATATGAGTACCATTCCGGACAGTCGGGGTATCCAGTTGACCCTGCACTACAGTCTCGCTGGACTTCCCTCAAATAACTATCGTCCCCGATTGGCTGATGATCGCCTCGGACATTTTATGACGGCGGTCAAAGACTATTCCTCTAAAACTAGTGATGCCCCTTTTATCCGGTATGTCAATCGATGGCATTTGGAGAAAGCGGACAAAGATGCGAAATTTTCACCACCGAAAGAACCGATCATCTTCTACATCGAAAAAACGGTGCCCCATCGTTACCGCCCCTATGTCCGACAGGGTATTCTGGAGTGGAACAAGGCGTTTGAAAAAATAGGCTTTGCCGATGCGATTGAAGCGCGGATTCAGCAAGACCATGAGGATTGGGACCCTGAAGATGCGCGGTACAATACGATTCGTTGGATGGTTGGCGCAGGGTTCGCAATCGGTCCGTCTCGCGTGAACCCGTTGACGGGTCAGATCTTGGATGCCGATATCCTTATTGGTGAAAGCTGGATCCGGTATTGGCAGCGGGAGTATATGACCTTCTTCGATGAAGTGGCGCATGAACGCGACCACCCTATGGACCACTCTTCACGATTCCACTGTCAGATCGCATCCGGCTTGGCACGGCAGATGGGCTTTATGGCGAGCGTCTTACAAGCGCGGGGTCTGACCGACGAAGAAGGTGAACTTCCAGAAGAGTTCATTGGGGAGGCACTCAAGACTTTAACGATGCACGAAGTCGGACATACATTGGGATTCCGCCACAACTTTAAAGCGAGCACGATCTTCTCCCTTGACGACCTAAACAAAAAAAGCGGCGAAGCCCTTATCGGTTCCGTTATGGAATACGATGCTGTGAATATCGCACCTGAAGGTCAGGAACAGGGCGATTACTATACAAAGACAATCGGACCTTGGGATTACTGGGTGGTCGAGTACGCCTATAAACCCATTGATGCCAGCAAACCTGAAGGCGAATTGAAAGCGTTAGGTGAGATCGCTTCCCGTGTTGCGGCATCAGATCTCACTTACGGCACAGATGAAGATGCGTATGGGTATCGCTTCAGGGACCTCGATCCACTGGTAAACCGGTGGGACCTCGGTGATGATCCGCTCGCGTTTGCCAAGCAACGGCGCGAAATCGTCGTAGGACTCTGGGATAAGATTGCCGACAAGGTTACGAAAGAAGGGATGGGCTATCAGCGTGTCCGGCGTGCTTTTGGGAGTCTGCTGTATGAGCACGGTTTCACGATGTATCTCGCAAGCCGATACATCGGTGGACAGTATCACCATCGCGATCATCGTGGGGATGAGAATGGACGTTTACCGTTTGTGCCGGTGCCAGCGACGAAACAACGCGAGGCACTCCAATTCATCAAGGAACATGCCCTCTCGGATAAAGCCTTCAGTTTCTCGCCCGAACTTCTCAATAGCCTGGCAATCACCCGTTGGAGTGATTGGGGCGGAGACAGTTGGAATTCCTTACGTTTTGATTATCCGGTGCATAGTGTGATTCTGCGCAATCAAACCCTCATCTTAGAGCGGTTGCTGTATCCCTCGGTTCTCTCTCGCGTTCAGGACGCTGAGCTTAAGTTTCCTAAAGGCGGAGACGCTTTCACAATGCCAGAACTCTTTTCAGGCATTACAGATGCGGTTTGGGTGGAACTCGGAAGGGATGCGGGGGCGAAGCAGTGGTCGAATTCGGATGCGTTCATCTCCAGTTTCCGTCGCGGTTTGCAGCGTGAACACTTGAAGCAACTCATCAAACTGGTGTTAGAAGCCGACAGTGGCACGCCTGAGGACGCGCGATCGCTCGCACGTCTCCACCTCGGACAAATTAGGGGTAAGATTCAGCGCGTACTTCAAAATGCCAGAGGGAATCTTGACGATTACAGTTTTGCGCACCTTGAAGAATCGCAAGTCCGAGTTGAGAAGGCGTTAGATGCCAGTTTCCGAGTCGAGAGACGTTAG
- a CDS encoding GNAT family N-acetyltransferase translates to MEILQYTPDMQTQVTQFYNRMTADVPKCYPVKAEEFAAAIRGVPTGKADKKEGGLDSETAFVAVTDGVIQAFIHVGIGQVGENREEDIGVIRFMGYERGARSVGQAVLEKAEAYLKTFNVSRIFAFPQDCRYRFYHFEHAYLSDALDQVQGLLGFNGYHRSAGEVFLDWEDYSVTPIPSSLPVTLSVEWQDGRGQLPNCTALAHQNGEQVGICESICGGEFSSHTDAQAWLHTVWLGIEDDFQGQGLGRSLLQYALQEMKKIGYRHAAISTAWDNHRAFLFYSNCGYRTVDWTYEFVRNLSETPTQRW, encoded by the coding sequence ATGGAAATTTTACAATATACACCCGACATGCAAACACAGGTGACACAGTTTTACAACCGTATGACCGCCGACGTGCCGAAGTGTTATCCCGTGAAAGCGGAAGAATTTGCTGCTGCGATACGCGGGGTTCCCACCGGTAAAGCCGACAAGAAGGAGGGTGGACTCGACTCCGAAACTGCCTTTGTAGCGGTAACGGACGGTGTTATACAGGCGTTTATCCACGTCGGTATCGGTCAAGTTGGAGAAAATAGAGAAGAGGACATAGGCGTTATTCGGTTTATGGGCTATGAACGCGGTGCCCGGAGCGTTGGACAAGCCGTGCTTGAAAAGGCGGAGGCTTATCTAAAAACGTTTAACGTTTCCCGGATTTTCGCTTTCCCGCAGGACTGCCGATACCGCTTTTATCACTTTGAACACGCCTATCTATCGGATGCCCTCGATCAGGTTCAGGGGCTCCTCGGATTTAACGGATACCACCGTTCTGCTGGTGAGGTCTTTTTGGATTGGGAAGACTATTCTGTTACACCGATCCCTTCGAGTCTACCGGTAACGCTTTCTGTCGAGTGGCAGGACGGACGTGGACAACTCCCGAATTGCACTGCGCTGGCACATCAAAACGGTGAACAGGTTGGCATCTGTGAATCCATCTGTGGCGGTGAATTCTCAAGCCACACCGATGCGCAAGCCTGGCTGCATACCGTTTGGCTCGGTATTGAGGACGATTTTCAGGGACAAGGTTTAGGACGCTCCCTGCTCCAATACGCCCTGCAAGAGATGAAGAAAATCGGATACCGGCATGCGGCGATTAGCACTGCTTGGGATAACCACCGAGCGTTCCTCTTTTACAGCAACTGCGGGTATCGGACCGTAGATTGGACTTATGAATTCGTTAGAAACCTCTCCGAAACACCGACACAGAGGTGGTAG